A section of the Triticum dicoccoides isolate Atlit2015 ecotype Zavitan chromosome 7A, WEW_v2.0, whole genome shotgun sequence genome encodes:
- the LOC119328196 gene encoding uncharacterized protein LOC119328196 isoform X2: MEFLLQPFNRTTLIEEVNDSEIPTGPTRCPVVPVPALSLPAASASSADALICSPPHGAAKDGRERPQGSENSIEQVDPQAPGWTRRVGVGAAAPGRAPCPDRMTALENRNDGRR; this comes from the exons ATGGAGTTCTTGCTGCAGCCGTTCAACAG AACGACTCTGATTGAGGAAGTGAATGACAGCGAGATACCGACGGGGCCAACGCGATGTCCTGTTGTTCCGGTGCCGGCGTTGTCCTTGCCGGCGGCGAGTGCATCCAGCGCAGATGCGCTAATCTGCTCGCCGCCTCATGGAGCAGCAAAGGATGGGCGTGAGAGGCCGCAGGGATCTGAGAACTCGATAGAGCAAGTTGATCCACAGGCTCCGGGATGGACTAGAAG GGTCGGGGTTGGGGCTGCAGCGCCGGGGCGTGCTCCCTGCCCGGATAGGATGACAGCCCTGGAAAATCG AAACGACGGCCGGCGTTGA
- the LOC119328196 gene encoding uncharacterized protein LOC119328196 isoform X1: MEFLLQPFNRTTLIEEVNDSEIPTGPTRCPVVPVPALSLPAASASSADALICSPPHGAAKDGRERPQGSENSIEQVDPQAPGWTRRVGVGAAAPGRAPCPDRMTALENRSEFLLKLLVIINDGRR; the protein is encoded by the exons ATGGAGTTCTTGCTGCAGCCGTTCAACAG AACGACTCTGATTGAGGAAGTGAATGACAGCGAGATACCGACGGGGCCAACGCGATGTCCTGTTGTTCCGGTGCCGGCGTTGTCCTTGCCGGCGGCGAGTGCATCCAGCGCAGATGCGCTAATCTGCTCGCCGCCTCATGGAGCAGCAAAGGATGGGCGTGAGAGGCCGCAGGGATCTGAGAACTCGATAGAGCAAGTTGATCCACAGGCTCCGGGATGGACTAGAAG GGTCGGGGTTGGGGCTGCAGCGCCGGGGCGTGCTCCCTGCCCGGATAGGATGACAGCCCTGGAAAATCGGTCAGAGTTTTTGCTGAAACTCCTGGTGATAAT AAACGACGGCCGGCGTTGA